From Choloepus didactylus isolate mChoDid1 chromosome 19, mChoDid1.pri, whole genome shotgun sequence:
ccagaaatctggatttttaaactgaagtctgccccccacccccagccccaaatgttggcaaataattattttttaagaatgaTGTAGGCCAAACAAAGCACATCTGTGGCTCCTAGTTTGTAGCCTCTTGTTTCATGTCTGCCTTTCCCAGTTGACTCAGTTCAACGGGCCACATGCGTGTGTTTCTCTGCTCACCATAATGGATCAAGCAAATGAAAAGCAGAAATAGGCAATGGATGGCCTCTCCCAGTAGAGCACCAGGGCCAGAAGAAAGTACTGGAAAGGAGGTGGCCTCCCAGCCTCATTTGCATCCTCTCTTCTTACTGCCTGCTGGAAATTTCTCCATCTCCCTTTAAGTCCTGCACCCTGGGGGCCTGACCACCCTTGACCCTGAAGTTGTCACAGTTCTGTGGCTCAGGCCCTCTGTGACATCACCAAGAGACCAGCACTGGGCTCCCCGTTTCCCGGCTACAAGAGCAAACAACCCACCATGAGCAGCCTCCTCCTCCAGCCCTGAGCACCATGCGGACGCTGAAATGGGTCTTGTTCCTGCCCCTATGCCTTTCCTGTTGCTCTGCCTTTATGTTCTCTTCGCTGAGAGATAAAGCCCCAGAGCCGCAGGGGAAGGTGCCTTGTGGAGGGCACTTTCGAACCAGGCAGAATCTACCAGAGCACTCTCAAGGCTGGTTTAGGAGCAAATGGCTCtggcttgtttttgttgttatgcTGTATGTGATGCTAAAGTTTCGAGGAAATAGTGAGAATAAGGTAAGGATGGCCCCGTTCTTTCTACCACATTGATTCAGTCTTAAATCTCAGGCTCCGAGAAACAGGTTTTCTAGTCTGATAGGTGGGACTGTTAACTGTGACGAATTTGGACCTGACAAAGGTCCTGACAAAGTTGGCAAGGTCGTTTCCTCAAGTGTCCTCAGTGAAGACAATTATCCCCAAATCCACAGAGGTTGGGATAGCAGGTGAAGACAACCTTCCTTTTATTGGGTAAATGAAACCTTGGCTCATTATCCTgttaaatgagtttttttttttttttccaaattggcGATAGATTCAAGAGTTTGATGTGTTTCAACTCAAAATTATTCACAAAGCCAGATTCGCCATCCCCTGACTTTTTGATTTCCCTTACTACAAGTTGCTGAACCAaatggaaatggagtcattatcCCAAATAAAGGCAATATAAGGCTTAAAGCCCTTTCAATTGGACAGGGAAGGAGAGGAATGTATGGCAGCATTTTCTCTCCTAGACCAGCCTGACACCTCGTGAGGTTATGTCCAAACTGACTAGAGCAGGGggtggcaaactttttctgtaaagggagagatagtaaatatttttggtttggGTGGTCATATGGTTctattgcaactactcaactctgcctttaCAGCCTGAAAGCAGCCGTAGACATGAGTAAGAGAATGAGCCTGGCTGTGTTGTTCCAGTAAAGctttatttgttaaaaacaaaaaacaaacaaacaaaaaaaacaggtagTGGGCTGGATTGGGCCATAGCTTGCCAATCCTGGGCAAGAGCCATGCTGGAAGCAGCTTCTCTTAGATGAGTCCAGCACTTATGAAACTGTGTCAAAACTGACAAAGTCACTGGTATTATTCACCCTGGACATCTTTCTTGACAGGATCAGAATCCCACCGGCCGTCAACGCTGTTCATTTCGCGGTCCACCAAAGAAAAATCAGAACGCTTGCCCCAACAAAGACTATGCGTTCAATATGTTAACCCAGCTCGAGATGGACCTTGTGAAGTTCGTATCCAGGGTGCGGAATCTTAAAGTCGCCGTGGCAGCCGGCAGTAAACTCAAGCTTCAAAGCACAGATGCGCCTGCAGAGCCGCACAATAATATTACCATATATGAAATATGGGGTGAAGACGACTCTGAGTGAATGGACTTGTGTGTCAAAGTAGGAGAGGGAAAGTTGAGTGTTGACAGTATTCAAACTAATAAACTACTCTGAGGAAAAAGAATTCTCTGATTTAAGAcctttctttttagcttttttcttgtttttaactagaaggaaaaaaaacgtGAGACCAGTCACCGTaacagtttttattttgcttttgtgtttgtttcttgCTTCCCCTAGAGATTTGGGCAGTGAGAAGAGTAGCGACAACCCCACTGTAGCCCACGACGATGTGCTTGACATAAGGTTTGGGCAACACAGGATAAGATGCTGATCTCTTTTTCTTAGAAatgcttgtttttttcttataagTGGCAATTTGTGCAAAAGAAGGAACTGGTTTTTATCTTTATGACTTATTACATTACAAAAGACAACTTCAACCGTAGGTCAAATTAGGAGGTGTAAGGGGGATTGCAGAATCATTCAACTATTTTACCCCTAGAAAAGTCCTTTTATTCACTCCAACTCATGTGGATTCCATGACTCTccctgggataaatgcccaggatgGTGATGGCCGGGTCATATGTTTGGACCCCAAAAGGGTATGTTTTGGCCCACAGTCGTCTTTTAAAAACCTTGAGCCTTAGAGGCCAACATTTTACAATGAGGTTTCTCATTATATTCTGTGAGAGAGACAGGCAGTGAGCCAAGAAGTACGTATAGTATGGAATAAATATAGTGTGAGAGGCATGGCTGGACCCTCCAGTGGTTTCCACTGTGCACCCGGCTCCCGGCCTGCACAGTGCTGAGGTCTGGTGCCCTCCCAGCTACGGGGCTGTCGCTGCCCTGGCTCAGCCacttctgcctcagggcctttgccctTGGCCTCGTCCACGGGGTCCGTTTTTCCTCCAGAGGCTGGACTGCTGGCTCTCGTGGGCTTGGCCCCGGGGCTGCTCCTCTGCCAGGCCTTCCTTGACCGCCCCGGGAAAGCAGCCCCTGCCGTCACACTGGCACATGGCCCTGCACCTGTTCACCCCAGCACCTGGTGCTGTGACACGATGCCCCGTTTCCCTTTGTGCCCTCTCTCCTCCAGGATGTAAACTCCGTCCCGGCAGGGACCGCATGTCCGTGTTCACGGCCGTGTCCTCGGCACCTGTAACAGAGCTTGGCACTCCAGATATTTCTTTAAGCGTtttatttggaattcattttagATGTAGGGAAAGGTTGCAAAAATAGTATGGAGAGT
This genomic window contains:
- the LOC119515678 gene encoding protein FAM209B-like — its product is MRTLKWVLFLPLCLSCCSAFMFSSLRDKAPEPQGKVPCGGHFRTRQNLPEHSQGWFRSKWLWLVFVVMLYVMLKFRGNSENKDQNPTGRQRCSFRGPPKKNQNACPNKDYAFNMLTQLEMDLVKFVSRVRNLKVAVAAGSKLKLQSTDAPAEPHNNITIYEIWGEDDSE